Genomic DNA from Burkholderia plantarii:
GCTCGGTCAGGTCGGCCGGATTGTCGTAGACGCCGACGTTGGTGCCAACCTCGTCACGCAGGTCGTTCCACTCCATGCAGGCCGTCTGGCACGCCTTGCAGCCGATGCACTTCGACACGTCGATCAGCTTCGCGACGGTGCCCGTGACCGGATCGCGCGCGGTGGGCGGCGGGGTGGTGGTGGCGGACACCCGTTTGATGTCCAGTGATTGCAATGCCATCTCGGGTTCCCCTTATGCCTTTTCCACTTTCACCAGGAACGACTTGAATTCCGGTGTCTGCGAGTTGCCGTCGCCGACCGACGGAGTCAGGGTGTTCGCGAGATAGCCGGGCTTCGTCAGCCCCTTGAAGCCCCAGTGCAACGGAATGCCCACCGTCTGCACCTTGCGCCCCTCCACCATCAGCGGCTTGATCCGCTTGGTCACGAGCGCCACCGCCACGATGTAGCCGCGGTTCGACGACACCTTCACGCGGTCGCCATGCACCACGCCCACCTCCTTCGCCAGATCCTCGCCGATCTCGACGAACTGCTGGGGCTGCACGATCGCATTGAGCCGCGCGTGCTTGGTCCAGTAGTGGAAGTGCTCGGTGAGCCGGTAGGTGGTGGCCGTGTGCGGGAACTTGTCCGGCGTGCCGAACGAGGCCCGGTCGTCCGGGAACACGCGCGCGGCCGGGTTGTTCAGCGCGCGCGGGTTGCCCGGATTGAGCGGGTTGGCCGCGAGCGGCGTCTCGAACGGCTCGTAGTGCTCGGGGAACGGACCTTCGTTCATGCCGTCGCGGGCGAAGAAGCGCGCCACGCCTTCCGGGTTCATGATGAACGGTCCCATGCCGGTCTCGGGCGCCTCGTCGACCTTGTAGTCGGGCACGTCGGCCCCGCCCCAGGCGCGACCGTTCCAGCCGATCAGCTTGCGGGTGGGATCGAACGGCTTGCCGGCCGTGTCGCAGGACGCACGGTTGTAGAGGATCCGCCGGTTCGCGGGCCACGCCCAGGCCCAGTTCAGGGTCTGGCCGATGCCGGTCGGGTCGGCGTTGTCGCGCCGCCCCATCTGGTTGCCGGCCGCCGTCCACGCGCCGCAGAAGATCCAGCAGCCGCTCGCGGTGCTGCCGTCGTCCTTCAGCTGCGCGAAGCCGGCCAGCTGCTCGCCGCGCTTGACCAGCACCTTGGTCGGGTCCTTCGGGTCGGTCAGGTCGGCCAGCGCGCGGCCGTTGAACTCCATCGCGAGTTCCTCGGGCGTCGGGCTCTCCGGGTTCGCATACGGCCAGGTCAGATTGACGATCGGGTCCGGATACTTGCCGCCGTCCTTCTTGTAGGCCTCGCGCATGCGCAGGAAGATCCCCGACATGATCTCGAGGTCGCTGCGCGCCTCGCCCGGCGCGTCCGCGCCCTGCCAGTGCCATTGCAGCACGCGGCCCGAATTGACGAGCGAGCCGCGCTCCTCGGCGAAGCAGGTGGTGGGCAGCCGGAACACCTCGGTCTGCACCGCGGACGGATCGACCACGTTGTAGTCGCCGTGCGGCTTCCAGAACTCGGACGTTTCGGTGGCGAGCGGATCCATGACCACGAGCCACTTCAATTTGGCCAGCGCGGCCGCGGTCTTCACCTTCGCGGGCGCGGCCGCGAGCGGGTTGAAGCCCTGGCAGATGTAGCCGTTCATCTTGCCCTGCGCCATCAGCTCGATGGTCTGCAGCAGGTCGTAGGGCTTGTCGAGCTTGGGCAGGTAGTCGTAGCCGAAGTTGTTCTCGGCGGTGGCCGCGTCGCCCCACCACGACTTCATGAAGCTCACGAAGAAGGCGCGGTAGTTCTTCCAGTAGCTGAGCTGGTTGGGCCGCAGCGGCTGCGTTGCGCGCTTGCCGATGTAGGCCTCGTAGTCCTGCTCGGCCTGCGAGGGCAGCGTCATGTAGCCGGGCAGCAGGTTCGACATCAGGCCGAGGTCGGTCAGCCCCTGGATGTTCGAGTGGCCGCGCAGCGCGTTCATGCCGCCGCCGGCGATGCCGATGTTGCCGAGCAGCAGCTGCACCATCGCGCCGGTGCGGATCATCTGCGCGCCGACCGAGTGGTGAGTCCAGCCGAGCGCGTAGAGGATCGTGCCGGCGCGACCGGGCACGGCCGTGGTCGCGAGCATCTCGCACACCTTCAGGAACTTGTCCCTGGGCGTACCGCAGGTCTTCTCGACCATCTCGGGCGTGTAGCGCGCGTAGTGCTGCTTCATCAGGTTGTAGACGCAGCGCGGATGCGAAAGCGTCGGGTCGACCTTCACGAAGCCGTCGTCGCCACGCTCGTAATCCCACGTGGCCTTGTCGTAGCTGTGCTTGTCCGGGTTGTAGCCGGAGTAGATCCCGTCGTTGAAGGCGAAATCCTCACGGACGATGAACGGGAAATCCGTGTAGTTGCGCACGTACTCGTGCTGGATCTTGTCGTTCGCGAGCAGGTAGTTGATCACCCCGCCGAGGAACGCGATGTCCGTGCCGGTACGAATCGGTGCGTAGTAGTCCGCCACCGATGCCGTGCGCGTGAAACGCGGGTCGACCACGATCAGCCGCGCCTTGCGGTGCGCCTTCGCCTCGGTCACCCATTTGAAGCCACAGGGGTGGGCTTCAGCGGCATTGCCGCCCATTACCAGAATGATGTCTGCGTTCTTGATGTCGACCCAATGGTTCGTCATCGCGCCGCGGCCAAACGTCGGGGCAAGACCTGCCACCGTCGGGCCGTGTCAGACACGCGCCTGGTTGTCGAACGCGAGCATCCCGAGACTGCGAATCGTCTTGTGGGTCAGGTAACCCACTTCGTTGCTGCCGGCCGACGCGGCCAGCATGCCGGTGGTCAGCCAGCGGTTGACCTTCTGGCCGTCCGGCGTGGTCTCGACGAAGTTCGCGTCGCGGTCTTCCTTCATCAGCTTCGCGATGCGGTCGAGCGCCGCTTCCCACGAGATCGGCTCCCACTTGTCGGAGCCGGGCGCGCGGTATTCGGGCTGCGTGAGCCGGCTCGGGCTGTGGATGAAGTCGATCAGGCTCGCGCCCTTCGGGCACAGCGTGCCGCGGTTCACCGGATGGTCGGGATCGCCTTCGATATGGATGATGCTCGACTTGGCGTTCTTCGCGCCGTCACCGAGGGAGTACATCAGGATCCCGCAGCCCACCGAGCAATACGGGCAGGTGTTGCGGGTTTCGACGCTACGCGCCAGCTTGTATTGGCGAACCTCCGCGAGCGCGTCGGCGGGCGAGAATCCCAACAGGGCGAGACTCGAGCCGGCGAGCGTGGAGGCGGTCACCTTCAAGAACTGGCGCCGGGACAGGTGGAGCATGATGGTCTCGGCGGTGAGGTAGGGGGGACGTAAGGTTTTCATATGACGACTGGGTCGCGAGGCGATTTTACGCGTTTCGTCTCATTTCGTTTATAGGAAACCGTTTTTCCGATAGCTAGTCGGGTCCGCCCGGATTCGAGGATTTGGTCAATCGCACGACGCCGCCGGCGCCGCTGCGATCTCCCCGGCGCCTTTCGCCACAAGGCTTTCCGCGATTCTCCCACACGCGTCGTCATATCCCAAAAAACATAGCGACTGACGGCGCTTCAATCATTGGCGACGCAACACGACAAGGACTTCTGCGAATCCCTTATCAATCGATTCATCATCGGAAATGCCATGCCTTCACCTCGCTATATATATAAAAGCATGGCGTGGTGAATCGCGAGCCCGAGCGGTGACGAGCGATGCGACGGGCCGGAATGAAGAAGGCGAACGCGTTGCATGCGCAACGAAGTGCCGCGCGTGCCGGACCACGAGCGGCAGGCGGCACGGCGCGGGAACGAGAAGGAAGACGACGCGGGCGCCCGCGTCAGAGCGTGTCGTGCGGCTCGGCGAGCTGGAACAGGCAGTCGCCGCGCCGCGTCTGCGCCGGCACGCGGCGGCACACCACCTCGCCCGACGCGTCGAAGCGATGGACCACCGGCTCGCGCAGCGGCGTCTCGGGGAAATGGATGCGCGCCGCGGGCTGGCCGGCCTGCACGATCTCGCCGAGTTCGACGAGCGGCTCGTAGATGCCGTGCTCGTAGGCGAACACGAAATGCTGCGGC
This window encodes:
- the fdnG gene encoding formate dehydrogenase-N subunit alpha — its product is MLHLSRRQFLKVTASTLAGSSLALLGFSPADALAEVRQYKLARSVETRNTCPYCSVGCGILMYSLGDGAKNAKSSIIHIEGDPDHPVNRGTLCPKGASLIDFIHSPSRLTQPEYRAPGSDKWEPISWEAALDRIAKLMKEDRDANFVETTPDGQKVNRWLTTGMLAASAGSNEVGYLTHKTIRSLGMLAFDNQARVUHGPTVAGLAPTFGRGAMTNHWVDIKNADIILVMGGNAAEAHPCGFKWVTEAKAHRKARLIVVDPRFTRTASVADYYAPIRTGTDIAFLGGVINYLLANDKIQHEYVRNYTDFPFIVREDFAFNDGIYSGYNPDKHSYDKATWDYERGDDGFVKVDPTLSHPRCVYNLMKQHYARYTPEMVEKTCGTPRDKFLKVCEMLATTAVPGRAGTILYALGWTHHSVGAQMIRTGAMVQLLLGNIGIAGGGMNALRGHSNIQGLTDLGLMSNLLPGYMTLPSQAEQDYEAYIGKRATQPLRPNQLSYWKNYRAFFVSFMKSWWGDAATAENNFGYDYLPKLDKPYDLLQTIELMAQGKMNGYICQGFNPLAAAPAKVKTAAALAKLKWLVVMDPLATETSEFWKPHGDYNVVDPSAVQTEVFRLPTTCFAEERGSLVNSGRVLQWHWQGADAPGEARSDLEIMSGIFLRMREAYKKDGGKYPDPIVNLTWPYANPESPTPEELAMEFNGRALADLTDPKDPTKVLVKRGEQLAGFAQLKDDGSTASGCWIFCGAWTAAGNQMGRRDNADPTGIGQTLNWAWAWPANRRILYNRASCDTAGKPFDPTRKLIGWNGRAWGGADVPDYKVDEAPETGMGPFIMNPEGVARFFARDGMNEGPFPEHYEPFETPLAANPLNPGNPRALNNPAARVFPDDRASFGTPDKFPHTATTYRLTEHFHYWTKHARLNAIVQPQQFVEIGEDLAKEVGVVHGDRVKVSSNRGYIVAVALVTKRIKPLMVEGRKVQTVGIPLHWGFKGLTKPGYLANTLTPSVGDGNSQTPEFKSFLVKVEKA